One genomic region from Rattus norvegicus strain BN/NHsdMcwi chromosome 10, GRCr8, whole genome shotgun sequence encodes:
- the Cdc42ep4 gene encoding cdc42 effector protein 4 isoform X1 — translation MPILKQLVSGSVNSKRRSRADLTAEMISAPLGDFRHTMHVGRGGDAFGDTSFLTSKTGEPDGESLDEQATSSKLSLLSRKFRGSKRSQSVTRGDREQRDMLGSLRDSSLFVKNAMSLPQLNEKEATEKDSSKLPKSLSSSPVKKADTRDGSPKSPHRNGATGPHSPDPLLDEQAFGDLMDLPVMPKVSYGLKHAESILSFHIDLGPSMLGDVLSIMDKDQWGSEEEGEEEGGIYRVKEGPGGIVQGPPMLEASPRGRQESKASWDHASMLPHHALEDDGWAAVAPSPSSARSVGSHTTRDSSSLSSYTSGVLEERSPAFRGPDRVGAAPPRQPDKEFSFMDEEEEDEIRV, via the coding sequence ATGCCCATTCTCAAACAGCTGGTGTCCGGCTCTGTGAACTCAAAGCGACGCTCACGCGCGGACCTCACAGCGGAGATGATCAGTGCCCCACTGGGTGACTTCCGCCACACCATGCATGTGGGCCGGGGTGGGGATGCCTTTGGGGACACCTCCTTCCTCACTAGCAAGACGGGCGAACCTGATGGCGAGTCCTTGGATGAACAGGCCACATCGTCCAAACTCAGCCTCCTGTCCCGGAAGTTCCGGGGCAGTAAACGTTCACAGTCTGTGACCAGAGGGGACCGGGAGCAGAGAGACATGCTGGGCTCCCTGCGGGACTCATCACTGTTTGTCAAGAATGCCATGTCCCTGCCTCAGCTCAATGAGAAGGAAGCCACTGAGAAGGACTCCAGCAAGTTACCCAAGAGCTTGTCATCCAGCCCTGTGAAGAAGGCAGATACGAGAGATGGTAGCCCAAAGAGTCCCCATCGGAACGGGGCCACAGGGCCCCACTCACCTGACCCACTCCTTGATGAGCAGGCCTTTGGGGACCTGATGGACCTACCCGTCATGCCCAAAGTCAGCTACGGCCTGAAGCATGCTGAGTCGATCCTGTCCTTCCACATTGACCTGGGGCCCTCCATGCTGGGAGATGTCCTCAGCATCATGGACAAGGACCAGTGGGGCtcggaggaggagggagaggaggaaggcgGCATTTACCGTGTCAAAGAAGGCCCCGGTGGCATTGTCCAGGGGCCCCCTATGCTGGAGGCATCTCCTCGAGGGAGGCAGGAAAGCAAGGCCAGCTGGGACCATGCCTCCATGCTGCCCCACCACGCTCTGGAGGATGACGGTTGGGCAGCGGTCGCCCCCAGCCCCAGCTCAGCACGCAGCGTGGGCAGCCATACCACACGGGACAGCAGTTCCCTGTCCAGCTACACCTCAGGCGTCCTTGAGGAGCGCAGCCCAGCTTTCAGAGGCCCAGACAGGGTGGGGGCTGCTCCCCCAAGGCAGCCAGACAAGGAATTCTCCTTcatggatgaggaagaggaagacgagaTCCGAGTTTGA